In Ptiloglossa arizonensis isolate GNS036 chromosome 6, iyPtiAriz1_principal, whole genome shotgun sequence, a single window of DNA contains:
- the Rhogap68f gene encoding rho GTPase activating protein at 68F, producing the protein MEANYQPTLSPTRTLTAIANDVEDPYPSLSDYHDHEPNLEFDDTELQPTSNNAVQLLEEKLDLINSGAGTDYLESPVSDGTIEENFEEALVDAPVIESAEDLAALDGELTDEEDYLDISRYGIVEVAGDDSAGRKIIVVSACKLPPIGKETFNHAKLLRYLTHTLDTFVEQDYSLVYFHYGLTSKNKPPLSWLWQAYKAFDRKYKKNLKALYLVHPTNFIRIVWQIFKPAISAKFGRKMMYVNYLEELAQYINLDQLIIPPQVIEHNEQLMLKNKKNLPTSPPQSTVTTPVGTTQFGANLVFIKENNNGDPIPPIVRQCIEFLDTPDALETEGIFRRSANVAVVKELQNRCNQGLPVDFQGDPHIAAVLLKTFLRELDEPLMTYELYDEITQFQSLSKDERPRKVKILVLEKLPEDNYKVLKYIVQFLSRVMDTCDLNKMTSSNLAVVFGPNLVRAPPSRGMSLSAIGPINQFIDFLFIHQDEIFII; encoded by the exons ATGGAAGCGAACTATCAACCGACGCTAAGCCCAACGCGAACTTTGACAG CAATAGCTAATGACGTCGAGGATCCATACCCAAGTTTGTCAGATTATCATGATCATGAGCCCAACTTGGAATTTGATGATACTGAATTACAACCCACTTCAAATAATG CTGTACAACTTTTAGAAGAAAAATTGGATTTGATTAACAGTGGTGCAGGTACTGATTATCTAGAGAGTCCAGTGAGTGatggaacgatcgaagaaaacttTGAAGAAGCTTTAGTAGATGCTCCAGTTATCGAATCTG CAGAGGATCTTGCTGCATTGGATGGCGAACTTACTGATGAAGAAGATTATCTTGATATTTCGAGATATGGTATTGTAGAAGTGGCTGGTGATGACAGTGCTGGTCGTAAAATAATCGTAGTATCTGCATGTAAATTACCTCCTATTGGGAAAGAAACGTTTAATCATGCTAAACTTCTCAG GTATCTTACACATACTTTAGATACATTTGTAGAGCAAGATTATAGTTTGGTTTATTTTCACTAtggtcttacttccaaaaataAACCACCATTATCTTGGTTATGGCAAGCGTATAAAGCTTTTGATAGAAAgtataaaaagaatttaaagGCTTTGTATTTAGTACACCCAACCAATTTCATTAGAATTGTATGGCAAATATTTAAGCCAGCAATtag TGCAAAATTTGGCCGTAAAATGATGTATGTTAATTATTTGGAAGAACTGGCCCAATATATTAATCTTGATCAACTTATTATACCTCCTCAAGTAATAGA ACATAATGAACAGCTAATgttaaagaataaaaagaatttgCCAACAAGTCCACCTCAGAGTACAGTAACAACACCAGTTGGTACTACTCAATTTGGAGCAAATCTTgtttttattaaagaaaataacaaCGGCGATCCTATACCGCCAATAGTGCGACAATGTATTGAATTTCTTGATACACCTGATG CATTAGAAACAGAAGGAATATTTAGACGATCAGCTAATGTAGCGGTAGTTAAAGAACTTCAGAATCGTTGTAATCAAGGGTTGCCTGTCGATTTCCAAGGAGATCCACATATAGCAGCAGTTCTTCTTAAAACATTTCTTCGTGAATTAGACGAACCTCTTATGACATATGAATTATACGATGAAATAACACAATTTCAAA GTCTATCAAAAGATGAACGTccaagaaaagtaaaaatactaGTACTTGAAAAACTTCCAGAAGACAACTATAaggttttaaaatatattgtacaatttttatcaagG GTAATGGATACATGTGATTTGAACAAAATGACATCAAGTAATCTCGCAGTGGTATTTGGGCCAAATCTTGTCAGAGCACCACCATCACGTGGAATGTCGCTTTCTGCAATAGGTCCTATTAATCAATTCAtagattttttattcattcatcaagatgaaatatttattatttaa